One segment of Panicum virgatum strain AP13 chromosome 1K, P.virgatum_v5, whole genome shotgun sequence DNA contains the following:
- the LOC120708141 gene encoding uncharacterized protein LOC120708141, with product MACSTSLCFSSTIPSPVSCSSGSSRFLAIQQVSSAPSLFRWTIQYKQWRHTLHRRSHLLAFASADAPQGKRSSGENVVMVDPLEAKRLAAKQMQEIRAKEKLKKQRHAEAINGALAMIGLTAGLVVEGRTGKGILGQLAGYLAAISGLFEQ from the exons ATGGCGTGCTCCACCAGCCTCTGCTTCTCGTCGACGATTCCGTCTCCGGTCTCTTGCTCTTCCGGCTCCTCCCGCTTCCTCGCGATCCAGCAAGTGTCCTCTGCCCCGTCCTTGTTCAG ATGGACAATCCAATACAAGCAATGGAGGCATACATTACACCGGAGAAGCCACCTGCTGGCCTTTGCTAGTGCAGAT GCACCACAAGGCAAAAGAAGCTCAGGTGAAAATGTTGTGATGGTTGATCCACTGGAAGCTAAGCGTCTAGCTGCTAAACAAATGCAAGAAATCAGGGCCAAAGAAAAGCTGAAG AAGCAACGTCACGCAGAAGCGATTAACGGTGCATTGGCAATGATAGGACTGACTGCTGGATTAGTAGTGGAAGGTCGGACAGGAAAGGGTATCTTGGGGCAG CTGGCTGGATATTTGGCGGCTATTTCTGGTTTATTTGAGCAATAG
- the LOC120708110 gene encoding serine/arginine-rich splicing factor RSZ23 isoform X2, giving the protein MARVYVGNLDPRVTAREIEDEFRTFGVLRSVWVARKPPGFAFIDFDDRRDAQDAIRELDGKNGWRVELSTKAGGGRGRDRNGSDMKCYECGETGHFARECRLRIGSGGLGSGRRRSRSPRYRSRSRSRSRSPRYRRSPSYGRR; this is encoded by the exons ATGGCTCGCGTCTACGTGGGGAACCTGGATCCGCGCGTCACGGCGCGGGAGATCGAGGACGAGTTCCGCACGTTCGGGGTTCTGAGGAG TGTATGGGTTGCTAGAAAACCACCAGGATTTGCCTTCATTGACTTTGATGACCGCAGGGATGCACAAGATGCCATTCGTGAACTGGATG GTAAGAATGGATGGAGGGTTGAGCtgtcaaccaaagctggtggtgGACGTGGCCGAGACCGTAACGGTTCTGATATGAAGTGCTATGAGTGTGGTGAAACTGGTCACTTTGCACGTGAATGTCGCTTACGGATTGGTTCCGGAGGCTTGGGTAGTGGAAGGCGCCGGAGCCGAAGTCCTAGATATCGCAGTCgtagccgcagccgcagccgcagcccaaGATATCGGAGGAGCCCAAGCTATGGCAGAAGGTAA
- the LOC120708131 gene encoding protein TAB2 homolog, chloroplastic-like yields the protein MTTATAIVAGHGLALRRSLPLPNPPGRPTSVSLSARSLPHARQRVIVPACPSPRPRRCRSISAESSAAASAAAGTAEEEADPENYANGEEAVDPQAEVCYLDPDADPAAIREWELDFCSRPILDARGKKVWELVVCDATLSLQFTRYFPNNAINSVTLRDALAAVPEALGVPVPDRVRFFRSQMQTIITRACGELGVKAVPSRRCVALLLWLEERFEAVYSRHPGFQAGTRPLLALDNPFPTTLPENLVGDKWAFVQLPFSAVRGEVESLERRYAFGAGLDLDLLGFELEDSTLVPGVAVESSRAKPLAAWMNGLEICAMEADTGRGSLILSAGVSTRYIYSGYQKTPAATQEAEAWEAAKKACGGLHFLAIQENLNSDGCVGFWLLLDLPPPPV from the exons atgacgaccgccaccgccatcgtcgccggccatggcctcgCCCTGCGCCGGAGCCTCCCGCTCCCTAACCCTCCAGGGCGACCCACCTCAGTCTCCCTCTCCGCGCGGTCCCTCCCGCACGCTCGCCAACGCGTGATTGTTCCGGCCTGCccgtcgccgcgcccgcgccggtgcCGGTCCATCTCCGCcgagagctccgccgccgcctccgccgctgccggcacCGCCGAAGAAGAGGCGGACCCCGAGAACTACGCCAacggggaggaggcggtggacCCGCAGGCGGAGGTGTGCTACCTGGACCCCGACGCGGACCCGGCGGCGATCCGGGAGTGGGAGCTGGACTTCTGCTCGCGGCCCATCCTGGACGCGCGCGGCAAGAAGGTGTGGGAGCTCGTGGTCTGCGACGCCACGCTCTCGCTCCAGTTCACCCGCTACTTCCCCAACAACGCCATCAACAGCGTCACGCTCCGCGACGCGCTGGCCGCCGTGCCCGAGGCGCTGGGCGTGCCGGTGCCCGACCGCGTCCGCTTCTTCCGGTCGCAGATGCAGACCATCATCACCCGCGcctgcggcgagctcggcgttaAGGCCGTGCCGAGCCGGCGGTGCGTGgcgctgctgctgtggctggagGAGCGGTTCGAGGCCGTGTACAGCCGCCACCCGGGGTTCCAGGCCGGCACCAGGCCGCTGCTCGCGCTCGACAACCCGTTCCCCACCACGCTCCCCGAGAACCTCGTCGGCGACAAGTGGGCGTTCGTGCAGCTGCCCTTCTCCG CTGTAAGAGGGGAGGTGGAATCACTGGAGAGGAGGTACGCTTTCGGCGCGGGGCTCGATCTGGACCTGCTGGGGTTCGAGCTCGAGGACAGCACGCTGGTCCCTGGAGTCGCCGTGGAATCATCTCGCGCCAAGCCTCTAGCCG CGTGGATGAACGGCCTGGAGATCTGCGCGATGGAGGCGGACACGGGCAGGGGGAGCCTGATTCTGTCGGCGGGGGTGTCGACGCGGTACATCTACTCGGGGTACCAGAAGACCCCCGCGGCGACGCAGGAGGCGGAGGCCTGGGAGGCGGCCAAGAAGGCCTGCGGCGGCCTCCACTTCCTGGCCATCCAGGAGAACCTCAACTCCGACGGCTGCGTCGGGTTCTGGCTCCTCCTCGACCTGCCCCCGCCGCCTGTATGA
- the LOC120708101 gene encoding zinc finger protein CONSTANS-LIKE 3-like yields the protein MDAAVELVLEQKPAVRYWGLAGARPCDACTAEAARLHCRADGAFLCPGCDARAHGAGSRHARVWLCEVCEHAPAAVTCRADAAALCAACDADIHSANPLARRHERLPVAPFFGALADAPQPFPSSAFAAAGVQAQGDAAADDDGSNEAEAASWLLPEPDNSHEDSAAATDAFFADSDAYLGVDLDFARSMDGIKAIGVPVAPPELDMATGGYYYPEHSMNHSVSSSEVAVVPDAPAVPAASRGKEREARLMRYREKRKNRRFDKTIRYASRKAYAETRPRIKGRFAKRCSSAEAEAEAEDEALLEHEEAACFSPAASAPAASSDGVVPSFC from the exons ATGGACGCCGCGGTGGAGCTGGTGCTGGAGCAGAAGCCGGCGGTGAGGTACTGGGGCTTGGCCGGCGCGCGGCCCTGCGACGCGTGCaccgcggaggcggcgcggctgcaCTGCCGCGCGGACGGCGCCTTCCTGTGCCCCGGGTGCGACGCCCGCGCGCACGGCGCcgggtcgcgccacgcgcgcgtCTGGCTCTGCGAGGTCTGCGAGcacgcccccgccgccgtcacgtgccgcgccgacgccgccgcgctctgcGCGGCCTGCGACGCCGACATCCACTCGGCCAACCCGCTCGCGCGCCGCCACGAGCGGCTCCCCGTCGCGCCCTTCTTCGGCGCGCTCGCCGACGCGCCGCAGCCGTTCCCGTCCTCAGccttcgccgccgcgggggTCCAGGCCCagggggacgcggcggcggacgacgacGGGAGCAACGAGGCCGAGGCCGCCTCGTGgctcctccccgagcccgacAACAGCCACGaggacagcgccgccgccaccgacgccTTCTTCGCTGACTCCGACGCGTACCTCGGCGTCGACCTCGACTTCGCCCGGTCCATGGACGGCATCAAGGCCATCGGCGTGCCGGTCGCGCCGCCGGAGCTGGACATGGCCACCGGCGGTTACTACTACCCCGAACACTCCATGAACCACAGC gtgtcgtcgtcggaggtggCGGTTGTGCCGGACGcgccggcggtgccggcggcgagccggggGAAGGAGCGGGAGGCGCGGCTGATGCGGTACCGCGAGAAGCGCAAGAACCGGCGGTTCGACAAGACCATCCGGTACGCGTCCCGCAAGGCGTACGCCGAGACGCGGCCGCGCATCAAGGGCCGCTTCGCCAAGCGCTGCTCCTCcgcggaggccgaggccgaggccgaggacgAGGCGCTGCTGGAGCACGAGGAAGCGGCGTGCTTCTCGCCCGCGGCGtcggcgcccgcggcctccTCGGACGGCGTCGTCCCGTCCTTCTGCTGA
- the LOC120708110 gene encoding serine/arginine-rich splicing factor RSZ23 isoform X1 — MARVYVGNLDPRVTAREIEDEFRTFGVLRSVWVARKPPGFAFIDFDDRRDAQDAIRELDGKNGWRVELSTKAGGGRGRDRNGSDMKCYECGETGHFARECRLRIGSGGLGSGRRRSRSPRYRSRSRSRSRSPRYRRSPSYGRRSYSPRDRSPRRRSYSRSPPPRARSLSRSPPPARARSYSRSPPPPPPRNNSRSPPATRVLSRSPPPPPARSRSRSYSRSPGQQPQRDESPYGNDA, encoded by the exons ATGGCTCGCGTCTACGTGGGGAACCTGGATCCGCGCGTCACGGCGCGGGAGATCGAGGACGAGTTCCGCACGTTCGGGGTTCTGAGGAG TGTATGGGTTGCTAGAAAACCACCAGGATTTGCCTTCATTGACTTTGATGACCGCAGGGATGCACAAGATGCCATTCGTGAACTGGATG GTAAGAATGGATGGAGGGTTGAGCtgtcaaccaaagctggtggtgGACGTGGCCGAGACCGTAACGGTTCTGATATGAAGTGCTATGAGTGTGGTGAAACTGGTCACTTTGCACGTGAATGTCGCTTACGGATTGGTTCCGGAGGCTTGGGTAGTGGAAGGCGCCGGAGCCGAAGTCCTAGATATCGCAGTCgtagccgcagccgcagccgcagcccaaGATATCGGAGGAGCCCAAGCTATGGCAGAAG GAGCTACAGCCCACGGGATCGTTCTCCTAGGAGGCGGAGTTACAGTAGGTCTCCACCTCCTCGTGCACGGAGTCTCAGCAGGTCGCCTCCACCCGCTCGTGCAAGGAGCTACAGCAggtcgccaccaccaccgcctccgaGAAACAACAGCAGGTCACCACCAGCAACCCGAGTACTGAGCAGgtcgcctccgccaccacctgccaggagcaggagcaggagctatAGCAGGTCCCCAGGGCAGCAGCCCCAACGCGATGAATCCCCATACGGCAATGATGCCTGA